The following nucleotide sequence is from Candidatus Zixiibacteriota bacterium.
CTCCCTCCTCCCACTTCAAGGGCATACAACCCTTGCAGCACCAGCTCGCGGGCGTGGCTTCGAGGCGATCGACTCATCGCCTATCCAATCGCCCGGTACAAATTGCCCATTTCGATAGCGGCCAGCGCGGCATCCCACCCCTTGTTGCCCGCCTTGGTTCCGGCGCGCTCAATCGCCTGCTCAAGCGTGTCCGCAGTGATCACACCGTAGATTACCGGAATCTTGAGCTCCATAGCCAGGCGGGCGATTCCTTTGGATGACTCCGCCGCCACGTAATCAAAATGCGGCGTGTCGCCGCGCACTACTGCGCCCAAACA
It contains:
- the ribE gene encoding 6,7-dimethyl-8-ribityllumazine synthase, with amino-acid sequence MTVKRLEGKLDAKGLKCGLVVSRFNDFLTDKLVDGALDCLVRHGATEADQTVAFVPGALEIPAATARLAATGRYDALICLGAVVRGDTPHFDYVAAESSKGIARLAMELKIPVIYGVITADTLEQAIERAGTKAGNKGWDAALAAIEMGNLYRAIG